One stretch of Lacimicrobium alkaliphilum DNA includes these proteins:
- a CDS encoding Na+/H+ antiporter NhaC family protein translates to MLAATIALVKGMSLEDLLDGFGDGWKSVVVASVVLMLAITIGGISKEVGGGLYLIDLLGERLPFWLLPVTLQLITMIIAFSTGTSWGTYAIAFPLAMPLAWVIAVDQQLANPELFMMVCFATVLNGSVYGDQCSPISDSTILSSMTTGCDLMDHVKSQLYPATLAASVAGLLWTAVAIYSL, encoded by the coding sequence GTGCTGGCTGCGACCATTGCTCTGGTGAAGGGCATGTCGCTGGAGGATCTGCTGGATGGTTTCGGCGATGGCTGGAAAAGCGTGGTGGTGGCCTCAGTGGTACTGATGCTGGCTATCACCATCGGTGGTATCAGCAAGGAAGTGGGCGGAGGGCTTTATCTTATCGACTTACTCGGTGAGCGATTGCCATTCTGGCTACTGCCGGTCACTTTACAGCTGATTACCATGATTATTGCCTTTTCCACCGGCACCAGTTGGGGCACGTATGCTATTGCCTTCCCGCTGGCTATGCCACTGGCCTGGGTGATCGCGGTGGATCAGCAACTGGCTAATCCCGAGCTGTTTATGATGGTGTGTTTCGCGACGGTGCTAAACGGCAGTGTTTATGGCGATCAGTGCTCACCCATATCTGATTCCACCATACTCAGCTCTATGACCACCGGTTGTGATCTGATGGATCATGTGAAGTCTCAGCTTTATCCCGCCACCCTGGCCGCGAGCGTTGCCGGGCTGTTATGGACAGCCGTTGCCATCTATAGCCTGTAA
- a CDS encoding cation diffusion facilitator family transporter — MHDHHHHHHTPPQDRIATAFFLNLGFSIIEFIGGLLTNSTAIMADAVHDLGDALSIGLAWLASKLSDKPADHHFTYGFKRLSLLSAVLNGVVLIGGTIWVLSEAIPRLWAPEMPHASGMFALSLLGIGVNGYAAWKLHGGKTQNEKILNWHLLEDMFGWVAVLIVSLIMMLVEWPILDPILAIGFSLFILVNVLRHTYTSMGLFLQRTPDPELLKKIRHTLLDLDSVNDAHHLHLWSLDGEKHVLTVHLVSEAPLTAMQYQQLKQQVSDSLADFELAHTTIEIELPEEACRDISH; from the coding sequence ATGCACGACCACCATCATCACCATCACACACCGCCACAGGATCGCATTGCCACGGCATTTTTTCTCAATCTGGGCTTTTCCATCATCGAATTTATCGGTGGGCTGTTGACCAACAGTACGGCCATTATGGCCGATGCAGTACATGATCTTGGCGATGCGTTGTCCATAGGGCTGGCGTGGCTGGCGAGTAAACTGTCTGATAAACCGGCTGACCATCATTTCACCTATGGATTTAAGCGGTTATCGTTATTATCAGCAGTGCTCAATGGTGTGGTCCTGATTGGCGGCACCATCTGGGTGTTATCTGAAGCCATTCCCAGGCTATGGGCACCAGAAATGCCTCATGCTTCTGGCATGTTTGCACTCTCTTTACTGGGCATTGGTGTCAATGGTTATGCCGCCTGGAAGTTGCACGGTGGCAAAACCCAGAATGAAAAGATCCTTAACTGGCATCTGCTTGAAGATATGTTTGGATGGGTGGCGGTACTGATCGTCAGCCTGATAATGATGTTAGTGGAATGGCCGATTCTCGACCCGATTCTGGCGATTGGATTCAGTCTGTTTATTCTGGTGAACGTGTTGCGCCATACCTATACCAGCATGGGCCTGTTTTTGCAGCGTACTCCAGATCCTGAACTGCTAAAAAAAATCCGCCATACGTTACTTGATCTGGACAGTGTCAACGACGCTCACCACCTGCATCTGTGGTCACTGGACGGTGAGAAACATGTACTGACCGTGCATCTGGTCAGTGAAGCGCCCCTGACCGCGATGCAATATCAGCAGCTTAAGCAGCAAGTCAGTGACAGCCTCGCTGATTTTGAACTGGCCCACACCACTATTGAAATCGAGCTACCCGAAGAGGCCTGCCGGGATATCAGCCATTGA
- a CDS encoding ABC-F family ATPase has protein sequence MISTANITMQFGAKPLFENISVKFGEGNRYGLIGANGCGKSTLMKILAGKLEPSAGQVMLDSNDRVGVLGQDQFAYEQYSVVDTVIMGHKELWQVKQERDRIYSLPEMSEEDGMRVADLETEFAEMDGYTAESRAGELLLGLDIPVEQHFGPMSEVAPGWKLRVLLAQVLFAEPDIMLLDEPTNNLDINSIRWLEQVLSQRQATMIIISHDRHFLNQVCTHMADLDYGELRLYPGNYDEYMTAATQAREQLLNENARKKEKIAELQTFVSRFSANASKAKQATSRARQIDKIELAEVKASSRVSPFIRFNQHKKLYRNALELEQLSSGYTNPLFSDLNLMLEVGEKVAVIGPNGIGKTTLLKTLMGQLTPKSGMVKWSENASIGYYAQDHSADFAEDMTVFEWMSQWKNANDDEQTIRGILGRMLFSQDDIKKSVKALSGGEKGRMLFGKLINQQPNVLVMDEPTNHLDMESIEALNLALENYQGTLIFVSHDREFVSSLATRVLDMTSDGIVDFQGPYEEYLRACEQKARASTA, from the coding sequence ATGATTTCCACCGCAAATATCACCATGCAATTTGGCGCTAAGCCGCTGTTTGAAAATATCTCCGTTAAATTTGGCGAAGGCAATCGCTATGGCCTGATTGGCGCTAATGGCTGTGGAAAATCGACCCTGATGAAGATCCTGGCTGGCAAGCTGGAACCCTCAGCCGGGCAGGTGATGCTGGACAGTAACGACAGGGTCGGTGTACTGGGGCAGGACCAGTTTGCCTATGAGCAATACAGTGTTGTGGACACCGTGATCATGGGCCACAAAGAATTGTGGCAGGTCAAACAGGAAAGGGATCGTATCTATTCGCTGCCGGAAATGAGCGAAGAGGACGGCATGCGGGTTGCGGACCTGGAAACCGAGTTTGCCGAGATGGACGGTTATACCGCCGAGTCTCGTGCCGGGGAGCTGTTGCTGGGGCTGGATATTCCGGTTGAGCAGCATTTTGGCCCTATGAGCGAAGTGGCGCCCGGCTGGAAACTCAGGGTGTTACTGGCTCAGGTGCTGTTTGCCGAACCTGATATCATGCTGCTGGATGAGCCCACCAACAACCTGGATATTAACTCTATCCGCTGGCTGGAACAGGTGCTGTCTCAGCGCCAGGCCACCATGATCATTATTTCTCACGATCGCCACTTTCTTAATCAGGTCTGTACCCATATGGCGGATCTGGATTATGGCGAACTGCGCCTGTATCCGGGCAACTATGATGAGTATATGACGGCAGCAACGCAGGCCCGTGAGCAGTTACTGAATGAAAATGCCCGTAAGAAAGAAAAGATTGCTGAGTTGCAGACCTTTGTCAGCCGTTTCTCTGCCAATGCGTCCAAGGCCAAACAGGCCACATCAAGAGCGCGGCAAATCGATAAGATTGAACTGGCTGAGGTAAAGGCCTCGAGCCGGGTCAGCCCCTTTATCCGTTTTAATCAGCATAAGAAGCTGTATCGCAATGCACTGGAACTGGAACAGCTCAGCAGTGGGTATACTAATCCGCTGTTCAGTGATCTGAATCTGATGCTCGAAGTGGGTGAGAAGGTGGCCGTGATTGGCCCTAACGGTATTGGTAAAACCACCTTGCTGAAAACCCTGATGGGCCAGCTGACGCCGAAGTCCGGTATGGTGAAATGGTCAGAAAATGCCAGTATTGGCTACTATGCGCAGGATCACAGTGCGGATTTTGCCGAGGATATGACGGTGTTTGAATGGATGAGCCAGTGGAAAAATGCCAATGACGACGAGCAGACCATTCGCGGCATTCTCGGTCGTATGCTGTTCTCTCAGGATGACATTAAAAAGTCGGTAAAAGCCTTATCCGGTGGTGAAAAGGGCCGTATGCTGTTTGGCAAGCTGATTAACCAGCAGCCTAATGTGCTGGTGATGGATGAGCCTACTAACCACCTGGATATGGAATCTATTGAGGCACTGAATCTGGCGCTGGAAAACTACCAGGGTACCCTGATTTTCGTGTCCCATGATCGCGAGTTTGTCTCCTCCCTGGCCACCCGCGTGCTGGATATGACCAGCGATGGCATCGTAGATTTTCAGGGGCCCTATGAAGAATACCTGCGCGCCTGTGAACAAAAAGCCAGGGCCAGCACGGCCTGA
- a CDS encoding NAD-dependent epimerase/dehydratase family protein has product MRILVTGVAGFIGSYVARQLCQHGVEVIGIDNLNHYYSPKLKQDRLATLAGFQQFTFYPLDIAERDGLNALFRDYAFTRVIHLAAQAGVRYSIDNPQSYTESNLVGFMNILEACRHHHIEHLVFASSSSVYGNQQKVPFCETDVTDHPISLYAATKKSNELLAYSYSHLYQLPVTGLRFFTVYGPWGRPDMAPWLFTQAILAGTPIKVFNHGQLQRDFTFIDDIVSGIGEIQAIAPVPMGAEPPYAIYNIGNNQPVKLLDFIACIEKACGVQANLEMLPMQPGDVYQTCADITALQQKTGFLPQTRLEKGIGEFVNWYRRYADEM; this is encoded by the coding sequence ATGCGGATTCTGGTCACCGGTGTTGCAGGGTTTATCGGCAGCTATGTTGCCCGCCAACTATGTCAGCACGGCGTTGAAGTTATCGGGATCGATAATCTGAATCACTACTACAGCCCGAAGCTTAAACAAGACCGACTGGCGACATTGGCAGGGTTTCAGCAATTTACCTTCTACCCCCTTGATATTGCTGAGCGTGACGGGCTGAATGCCCTGTTCAGAGATTATGCCTTTACCCGGGTGATCCATCTGGCCGCGCAGGCCGGGGTGCGTTATTCCATCGACAACCCCCAGAGCTATACAGAATCCAATCTGGTTGGTTTTATGAACATTCTGGAGGCGTGTCGGCATCATCATATTGAGCATCTGGTGTTTGCCTCATCAAGCTCGGTATATGGCAATCAGCAAAAGGTGCCCTTTTGTGAAACGGACGTCACTGACCACCCCATCTCCTTATATGCGGCTACTAAAAAATCTAACGAGTTACTGGCCTACAGTTATAGTCATCTCTATCAGTTACCGGTAACCGGGCTGCGTTTTTTTACGGTATATGGTCCCTGGGGACGGCCGGATATGGCGCCGTGGCTGTTTACCCAGGCAATTCTGGCGGGGACGCCTATCAAGGTGTTTAATCATGGTCAGTTGCAGCGGGATTTTACCTTTATTGATGACATTGTCAGTGGGATCGGCGAAATTCAGGCTATTGCTCCTGTCCCAATGGGTGCAGAGCCACCCTATGCTATTTATAACATCGGTAATAACCAGCCGGTAAAGCTGCTCGACTTTATTGCCTGTATTGAGAAGGCCTGTGGCGTGCAGGCCAATCTTGAGATGTTACCCATGCAGCCTGGCGATGTGTATCAAACTTGTGCGGATATCACCGCCTTGCAACAAAAGACTGGTTTTCTGCCCCAAACCCGATTGGAAAAGGGTATAGGGGAGTTTGTTAATTGGTACCGGCGCTACGCTGATGAGATGTAG
- a CDS encoding glycosyltransferase family 2 protein — protein sequence MLKLSVVIPAKNEQDNVLKLIEEIITALTHQREFEIIVVDDGSDDQTFNKLQLAQQQFATIIRILQHPHSTGQSTAIYNGVRLAKGELIATLDGDGQNDPADIPRLLEQADSFHPRQDFCITGYRKCRHDSHWKLLQSRIANSIRSSLLKDDTPDTGCGLKIFPRSTFMKLPYFDHMHRFLPALIKRSGGIIRIVEVNHRARHAGVSKYTMLNRAWAGVIDMLGVIWLQKRNRLPVDVEEH from the coding sequence ATGCTAAAGCTCTCAGTGGTTATTCCGGCTAAAAACGAACAGGATAATGTTCTTAAGTTGATCGAAGAGATTATTACTGCCCTCACTCACCAGAGGGAATTTGAAATCATCGTGGTCGATGATGGCAGCGATGACCAGACCTTTAATAAACTGCAACTGGCTCAACAGCAGTTTGCAACCATCATCCGCATTCTTCAGCATCCGCACTCAACCGGGCAGAGTACCGCCATCTACAATGGTGTGCGTTTGGCAAAAGGCGAACTCATCGCCACCCTCGATGGCGATGGCCAGAATGATCCGGCTGATATCCCCCGCTTGCTGGAACAGGCCGACTCATTCCATCCCCGACAGGATTTTTGCATTACCGGTTATCGAAAATGTCGCCATGATAGTCACTGGAAGCTGCTACAGAGCCGCATCGCCAATAGCATTCGCAGCTCCTTGCTAAAAGATGATACGCCGGATACCGGCTGTGGGCTGAAAATATTCCCGCGCTCAACCTTTATGAAACTGCCCTACTTCGATCATATGCACCGTTTCTTACCAGCCCTGATTAAACGCAGTGGCGGCATTATCCGAATTGTCGAAGTCAATCACAGAGCCAGGCATGCAGGCGTCTCCAAATACACTATGCTGAACCGGGCCTGGGCCGGTGTTATCGATATGCTCGGTGTGATCTGGCTACAAAAACGCAATCGCCTGCCCGTTGACGTCGAAGAGCACTGA
- a CDS encoding TVP38/TMEM64 family protein translates to MSSALSHLRYYSGLLWLIALLLLGWALAQSQYLEILQPQKINSLLSENNLLNVAGFVAAAALMTAVGLPRQLPAFLAGFIFDIYTAVLLTAAAATLGAWSGYMLARYLIKGPFIKKLVDKNQRITSLFKQHTFSTVLAVRLFPVGNNLLVNLLSGAAVIPLAPFLAASFVGYLPQTLIFSLSGAGLQTGTYQKILLGLVLFIISTLVGIRLYRRSGRLAITPPESDPQQQTESIHGSG, encoded by the coding sequence ATGTCCTCAGCACTTAGCCATCTCAGATACTACTCAGGCTTGCTGTGGCTGATTGCATTATTGCTGCTGGGCTGGGCGCTGGCTCAATCTCAGTACCTTGAAATCCTGCAACCCCAGAAAATCAACAGCCTGCTCAGCGAAAACAACCTGCTGAATGTGGCGGGCTTTGTGGCGGCGGCTGCACTGATGACGGCCGTCGGCCTGCCCCGACAGTTGCCTGCGTTTTTAGCCGGTTTTATCTTTGATATTTACACGGCGGTATTGCTGACAGCCGCCGCCGCGACACTCGGTGCCTGGTCAGGCTATATGCTAGCCCGTTATCTTATCAAAGGGCCGTTTATCAAAAAATTAGTCGATAAAAATCAACGTATTACCAGTCTTTTCAAACAGCATACGTTCAGCACTGTGTTAGCGGTACGGCTTTTTCCCGTGGGCAATAATTTGCTGGTCAATCTGCTCAGTGGTGCCGCGGTAATCCCCTTAGCGCCGTTTCTGGCCGCTTCTTTTGTCGGCTATTTGCCACAGACTCTGATCTTCAGCCTCTCCGGGGCCGGCCTGCAAACCGGGACATACCAGAAAATTCTGCTTGGCCTGGTACTTTTTATTATCTCAACACTGGTAGGTATCCGGCTTTACCGGCGCAGTGGCCGGTTAGCCATCACCCCACCAGAATCCGATCCTCAGCAGCAAACAGAAAGTATCCATGGATCAGGCTGA
- a CDS encoding ArnT family glycosyltransferase translates to MDQADIRRLTWLFWASALVLIFSGLGLRDPWPADEPRFAQIALEMVQSGDWFFQRRGGELYPDKPPIFMWSIALFYWLTGSIRLAFLLPSALCSMLTLYLTCDLGKRFWNAQTGLIAGATLLLTLQFTIQAKSAQIDAMVCCWITIGCYGLLRHLILKDGWYWYWLAFAAMGLGVITKGVGFLPVLMLIPFFISRRQFMVQPAVTGRLWRWWSGPAIMLATIGLWLVPMLIMVGLSDDTALQAYRNNILFKQTATRYADAWHHIKPFWYYLTSVIPILWLPLSALLPWLIPHWITAIRARDARFILPLGWILLLLLFFSISPGKRGVYILPALPMLALISAPFLPRIMQNPAACRVLWLITAFISILLLVLAIGGWSGVEAIRSLVSEYDIQPWTFLLTCSLFGFISLILSRNNKFKSWLLFIPSLWLLYSTWGYLLLEPVKTPKAILRQVAIHTQLDSELAMIGLKEQFLLFAPRPFTHFGYHTPTEQQQAQAWHWLKQHPRGRILVASDENLACFNPTDAIKLGHAHRQDWLLLGPEVMKPACAGADVPAPVFRLD, encoded by the coding sequence ATGGATCAGGCTGACATCCGGCGGCTGACCTGGCTGTTCTGGGCCAGTGCCTTAGTGCTGATTTTTAGCGGACTGGGACTCAGAGATCCCTGGCCAGCGGATGAACCCCGCTTTGCTCAGATAGCCCTTGAGATGGTGCAATCCGGTGACTGGTTTTTCCAGCGCCGGGGCGGCGAGCTATACCCCGACAAGCCCCCGATTTTTATGTGGTCCATTGCCCTGTTTTACTGGCTGACTGGCTCAATCAGACTGGCATTTTTACTGCCCTCGGCGCTGTGCTCCATGCTCACCCTGTATCTGACCTGTGATCTGGGCAAGCGCTTTTGGAATGCTCAAACCGGCCTGATCGCGGGGGCCACATTACTGTTAACCCTGCAATTTACGATACAGGCAAAAAGTGCCCAGATTGACGCCATGGTCTGCTGTTGGATCACTATAGGCTGTTATGGCCTGCTCAGGCACCTTATACTAAAAGATGGCTGGTACTGGTATTGGCTGGCGTTTGCCGCCATGGGACTGGGTGTCATCACCAAAGGCGTGGGTTTTCTACCGGTGTTAATGCTGATCCCGTTTTTTATCAGTCGTCGCCAGTTCATGGTGCAGCCTGCGGTCACAGGCCGCCTGTGGCGCTGGTGGTCCGGGCCTGCCATTATGCTGGCAACCATAGGGCTGTGGTTAGTCCCCATGTTGATTATGGTTGGCTTATCAGATGATACGGCCCTGCAGGCATACCGGAACAATATTCTGTTTAAACAAACCGCCACCCGCTATGCCGATGCCTGGCACCATATCAAACCGTTCTGGTATTACCTGACCTCGGTGATTCCGATACTCTGGCTGCCATTAAGTGCGTTATTACCCTGGCTTATTCCACACTGGATAACGGCGATCAGAGCCAGAGATGCCAGGTTTATTCTGCCTTTAGGCTGGATTTTACTACTGCTGCTGTTTTTCAGTATCAGTCCCGGCAAGCGTGGTGTTTATATTCTTCCGGCACTGCCCATGCTGGCCCTGATATCGGCACCTTTTCTGCCCCGGATTATGCAAAACCCCGCGGCCTGCCGGGTGCTCTGGCTGATTACTGCATTCATCAGTATTCTGCTGCTGGTACTGGCCATCGGCGGCTGGTCAGGGGTTGAGGCAATTCGTTCCCTGGTATCTGAATATGACATTCAGCCCTGGACATTTTTGCTGACCTGTTCGCTGTTTGGTTTTATCAGTCTGATTCTGAGCCGTAATAACAAGTTTAAAAGCTGGTTGCTGTTTATCCCTTCATTGTGGCTACTCTACAGCACCTGGGGTTACCTGTTGCTGGAGCCGGTAAAAACTCCTAAAGCCATACTCAGGCAAGTGGCGATACATACTCAGCTGGACTCAGAACTGGCCATGATAGGGCTCAAAGAGCAGTTTTTGTTGTTTGCACCCAGGCCCTTTACCCATTTTGGCTATCATACACCGACCGAACAGCAACAGGCACAAGCCTGGCACTGGCTTAAACAACACCCGCGCGGGCGCATCCTGGTCGCCAGTGATGAAAACCTGGCGTGTTTTAATCCCACAGATGCTATAAAACTTGGCCACGCACATCGCCAGGACTGGTTATTGCTTGGACCTGAAGTGATGAAACCGGCGTGCGCTGGGGCTGACGTGCCGGCACCGGTTTTCCGCCTTGATTAA
- a CDS encoding peroxiredoxin family protein — protein sequence MRQIILLFCLLSFPLMAQQAPDFRLSDPALGQQLSDLKGKVVYLDFWASWCKPCRHSFSWMNHLQSEYGDQGLVILAVNLDAEPELAQGFLQRHPASFHIQFDPQGKIAEQYQLLGMPSSYLIDANGTLRHVHQGFFTDKQPVYHQQIKTLLGERYTGQLLTNMGAPK from the coding sequence GTGCGTCAAATCATCTTACTATTTTGCCTGCTGAGTTTTCCATTAATGGCTCAGCAGGCTCCCGACTTCAGACTCAGCGATCCGGCCCTCGGACAACAACTGTCTGATCTGAAAGGCAAAGTGGTGTATCTGGATTTCTGGGCTTCCTGGTGCAAGCCCTGCCGCCATTCTTTTAGCTGGATGAATCATCTGCAAAGCGAGTATGGCGATCAGGGGCTGGTGATACTGGCGGTTAATCTCGACGCTGAACCTGAGCTGGCTCAGGGGTTTTTACAGCGGCATCCTGCCAGCTTCCATATCCAGTTCGACCCACAGGGTAAGATTGCTGAGCAATATCAGTTGCTGGGCATGCCCAGCAGTTACCTGATCGATGCCAATGGCACCCTGCGCCATGTTCATCAGGGTTTCTTTACGGATAAGCAACCTGTCTATCACCAACAAATAAAAACCCTGCTCGGGGAACGTTACACCGGGCAGTTACTGACTAATATGGGAGCCCCAAAATGA
- a CDS encoding DUF4266 domain-containing protein: MKSRPVVVLCLVLSLSACASVGVKPWERDLLARDEMSLGADSLDLALDDHIYFSKEAASGGRAFAGGGCGCN; the protein is encoded by the coding sequence ATGAAATCCAGACCCGTTGTTGTGCTTTGTCTTGTGCTGTCGCTCAGCGCCTGTGCCTCTGTGGGGGTCAAGCCCTGGGAACGGGATCTGCTGGCCAGAGATGAAATGTCACTGGGTGCCGATTCACTGGATCTTGCACTGGACGATCATATCTATTTCAGCAAAGAAGCTGCCAGCGGCGGCCGCGCCTTTGCAGGAGGCGGCTGCGGATGCAACTGA
- a CDS encoding DUF3570 domain-containing protein: MQLNQSKNILGALAAATCTLIGTPAAAQQAPGAEEPWKFDTAILYYGESERVTAVEGIFSASKDFGNEHIFNGKVTIDGLTGASATGAVAQPTAQTFTRPSGKGEYQIAAGETPLDDTFRDTRVQLNGQWTQPVWQDYRVSGGLHLSKEYDYLSMAVNGALAKDFNQRNTTVSLGLSYAFDSIDPEGGRPVALSSMPLRTDFASEEEYQQAFDATRLAGSDDKNTLDLLLGLTQVINRRTIMQLNYGLSVVDGYLTDPFKVLSVVNTLGLTEDIRYENRPDSRTRHNVFWQTKYAMDSGVADISYRFTTDDWDINSHTLDSRLRYNLTANTYIQPHFRYYQQSAAEFYQPYLLTAAGLPEFASADYRIGEMTAYTLGFKYGILLDQGKELAFRLEYYQQVPKNAGFEEPGVLQELDLYPSVKAVIAQVSYRF, from the coding sequence ATGCAACTGAATCAAAGTAAAAACATACTCGGCGCCCTGGCCGCAGCAACCTGCACACTGATAGGCACACCGGCCGCAGCACAACAGGCACCCGGTGCCGAGGAGCCGTGGAAATTTGACACCGCGATTCTCTACTATGGCGAATCTGAGCGGGTCACTGCGGTTGAGGGGATATTTTCTGCCAGCAAAGATTTTGGCAACGAACATATTTTCAACGGTAAAGTGACCATTGATGGGCTGACCGGTGCCTCAGCTACAGGCGCCGTAGCGCAGCCCACTGCACAAACCTTTACCCGGCCCTCCGGCAAGGGTGAATATCAGATCGCAGCCGGTGAAACACCTCTGGATGATACCTTCCGCGATACCCGGGTACAACTCAACGGCCAGTGGACTCAGCCTGTCTGGCAGGACTACCGGGTCAGTGGCGGCCTGCATTTGTCGAAAGAGTACGATTATCTGTCTATGGCAGTCAATGGCGCATTGGCCAAGGACTTTAATCAACGCAATACCACCGTCTCGCTGGGTCTCTCCTATGCCTTTGACAGTATCGATCCCGAAGGTGGCAGACCCGTGGCTCTTTCCAGTATGCCACTCAGAACAGATTTCGCCTCAGAGGAAGAGTATCAGCAGGCCTTTGATGCCACTCGTTTAGCCGGCAGTGACGATAAAAACACGCTGGATCTGTTACTGGGCCTGACGCAGGTGATAAACCGGCGCACTATTATGCAGCTCAACTACGGACTTTCTGTGGTGGACGGTTATCTCACCGATCCCTTCAAGGTACTCAGTGTCGTCAATACACTAGGGCTGACCGAGGACATCCGTTATGAAAACCGGCCTGACAGCCGTACCCGCCACAATGTCTTCTGGCAAACCAAATATGCCATGGACAGTGGCGTTGCCGACATCTCCTATCGCTTCACCACCGATGACTGGGACATTAACTCTCACACCCTTGATTCGAGACTGCGCTATAACCTGACGGCGAACACCTATATTCAGCCTCACTTTCGCTATTACCAGCAAAGCGCCGCTGAGTTCTATCAACCCTATCTGCTGACAGCAGCCGGTTTGCCCGAATTCGCCAGTGCCGATTATCGTATTGGAGAGATGACCGCCTATACCCTGGGCTTTAAGTACGGCATCTTGCTCGATCAGGGTAAAGAACTGGCCTTCAGGCTGGAGTATTACCAGCAGGTTCCTAAAAACGCCGGTTTCGAGGAACCCGGGGTATTACAGGAACTGGATTTATATCCCAGTGTGAAAGCAGTGATCGCTCAGGTAAGTTATAGGTTTTGA
- a CDS encoding FAD:protein FMN transferase: MASPCEVLIDTTDRQLAEQLAAVAYFEARRIEQKYSRYLSDNLCSRINLSQGQRVASDDETYRLLCFADSCYQLSEGLFDITSGVLRQAWKFDGSDRLPEAQQVAALLPLIGWQQVRFDQHSIILPPGFELDFGGIGKEYAVDAVATRCLHLTPQISVVVNFGGDIQVTRPRVNKQCWHIGIENPDSEGDAVRLLRITQGGLATSGDARRFLYKDGVRYSHILNPQTGYPVADAPRSVTVAADHCVQAGILATLALLKGKQAEEFLNQQGVMFWLQA; the protein is encoded by the coding sequence ATGGCTAGTCCCTGTGAGGTTTTGATCGACACAACAGACAGACAGCTGGCTGAGCAACTCGCCGCCGTGGCATATTTTGAAGCCAGACGCATTGAGCAAAAATACAGCCGTTATCTGTCTGACAATCTCTGCAGCAGAATCAATCTCAGCCAGGGCCAACGGGTTGCCAGTGATGATGAAACCTACCGCTTGCTGTGTTTCGCCGATAGCTGTTATCAGCTCAGCGAAGGACTGTTTGATATCACCTCCGGTGTGCTGAGACAGGCGTGGAAGTTTGATGGCTCAGACCGATTACCGGAGGCGCAGCAGGTAGCCGCGTTACTGCCCCTGATCGGCTGGCAACAGGTACGTTTTGACCAGCACAGCATTATCCTGCCACCAGGCTTTGAACTGGACTTTGGTGGTATAGGTAAAGAGTATGCTGTCGACGCCGTGGCTACGCGCTGTTTACACCTGACACCCCAGATATCGGTCGTGGTCAATTTCGGTGGCGATATTCAGGTGACCCGCCCCAGAGTCAACAAACAATGCTGGCATATCGGCATTGAAAATCCGGACTCAGAGGGTGATGCTGTGAGGTTGCTCAGGATCACTCAGGGTGGTCTGGCAACCAGTGGTGATGCCCGGCGATTTTTATACAAAGACGGCGTTCGCTACAGCCATATTCTTAACCCTCAAACCGGCTATCCGGTCGCCGATGCACCGCGCTCTGTGACCGTCGCCGCCGATCACTGCGTTCAGGCCGGCATACTGGCTACGCTGGCGCTTTTAAAAGGCAAACAGGCTGAAGAATTCTTAAACCAGCAAGGCGTGATGTTCTGGCTACAGGCTTAG
- a CDS encoding cytochrome b: MQNTTEKYHRASIALHWIMLLLIVAVYACIELREFYPKGSEPRELLKQWHFMLGLSVGLLVLIRLSVRLRHPAPVISPQPPAWQHRLAKVMHGLLYLLMLGMPVAGWMILSSAGKPVPFFGLELPALLPPNEVLAEQIEEVHETIGSAGYVLIALHALAGLFHHYFIKDNTLKRMLP; the protein is encoded by the coding sequence ATGCAAAATACGACTGAAAAGTACCATCGAGCCAGTATTGCCCTGCACTGGATTATGCTGTTGTTAATTGTTGCCGTCTACGCCTGTATTGAACTAAGAGAATTCTATCCCAAAGGCAGTGAGCCCAGAGAGCTGCTAAAACAGTGGCACTTTATGCTGGGACTAAGCGTGGGATTACTGGTTCTGATTCGGCTATCTGTCCGTTTGCGCCACCCGGCACCGGTTATCAGCCCTCAGCCTCCTGCCTGGCAACACCGGCTCGCCAAAGTGATGCATGGTCTGCTCTATCTGCTGATGCTTGGCATGCCTGTGGCTGGCTGGATGATATTGAGCAGCGCAGGCAAACCTGTTCCTTTCTTTGGTCTGGAACTACCTGCTTTGCTACCGCCAAATGAAGTGCTGGCAGAACAAATTGAGGAAGTGCATGAAACCATTGGCAGTGCCGGCTATGTATTGATCGCGCTGCATGCCCTGGCGGGACTGTTCCACCACTATTTTATTAAAGACAATACGTTAAAACGGATGCTGCCCTGA